A single region of the Pseudomonas sp. VD-NE ins genome encodes:
- a CDS encoding riboflavin synthase — protein sequence MFTGIIESIGSIRALTPKGGDVRVHVATGKLDLSDVKLGDSIAVNGVCLTAVELPGDGFAADVSRETLDCTAMNDLKSGSPVNLEKALTPTTRLGGHLVSGHVDGVGEIVSRSDNARAVEFCIRAPKELAKYIAHKGSITVDGTSLTVNAVDGAEFMLTIIPHTLSETIMASYKPGRRVNLEVDLLARYLERLLLGDKAAEPSAGGITESFLAANGYLKS from the coding sequence ATGTTTACCGGCATTATCGAATCCATCGGCAGTATCCGCGCACTGACCCCAAAGGGCGGTGATGTGCGGGTCCACGTCGCCACCGGCAAGCTCGACCTGAGCGACGTCAAACTCGGCGACAGCATTGCAGTCAACGGCGTTTGCCTGACCGCCGTTGAGCTGCCGGGCGACGGCTTTGCCGCCGACGTCAGCCGCGAAACGCTGGACTGCACCGCCATGAACGACCTGAAAAGCGGCAGCCCGGTCAATCTGGAAAAAGCTTTGACCCCGACCACCCGTCTCGGCGGGCATCTGGTCAGCGGCCACGTCGACGGCGTCGGCGAAATCGTCTCGCGCAGTGACAATGCCCGCGCCGTGGAATTTTGCATCCGTGCGCCGAAAGAGCTGGCCAAATACATCGCTCATAAAGGCTCGATCACTGTCGACGGCACCAGCCTGACCGTCAACGCGGTCGATGGCGCCGAGTTCATGCTGACGATCATTCCGCACACCTTGAGCGAAACCATCATGGCGTCGTACAAGCCAGGTCGCCGGGTGAATCTGGAAGTTGACTTGCTGGCGCGGTATCTGGAGCGCCTCCTCCTCGGCGACAAGGCCGCAGAGCCGAGCGCTGGTGGCATCACCGAAAGCTTTCTGGCCGCCAACGGCTATCTCAAATCCTGA
- the ribD gene encoding bifunctional diaminohydroxyphosphoribosylaminopyrimidine deaminase/5-amino-6-(5-phosphoribosylamino)uracil reductase RibD — MTTVAEQAILDAHFMARALELARKGHYTTHPNPRVGCVVVRDGLIVGEGWHERAGEPHAEVHALRAAGELARGATAYVTLEPCSHHGRTPPCADALVNAGVARVVAAMRDPNPQVAGRGLQRLADAGIATESGVLEAEARRLNQGFLKRMEHGLPFVRVKLAMSLDGRTAMESGESQWITGPAARSAVQRLRAQAAVVLTGADTVLADGARLTVRADELGLDAEQTALAMSRPPLRVLIDGRLRVPLDAPFFKAGPALVATCVAIEEQYAHGPECLIVPGEDGQVDLHQLLIELANRGTNEVLVEAGPRLAGAFAQLGLVDEFVIFIAGKFLGSTARPLLDWPLAYMKDAPELKIIEIRAVGDDWRVTAIPVLSPSV; from the coding sequence ATGACCACCGTCGCCGAGCAGGCCATCCTCGATGCCCACTTCATGGCCCGCGCGCTGGAACTGGCGCGCAAAGGTCACTACACCACGCACCCCAATCCTCGGGTCGGTTGCGTGGTGGTGCGTGACGGGCTGATTGTCGGCGAAGGCTGGCATGAACGCGCCGGCGAACCCCACGCCGAAGTCCATGCGTTGCGCGCCGCTGGTGAACTGGCCCGTGGCGCTACTGCTTATGTGACCCTCGAACCGTGCAGCCACCACGGGCGTACGCCGCCGTGTGCCGATGCGCTGGTGAATGCCGGTGTCGCTCGTGTGGTGGCAGCGATGCGTGATCCCAATCCGCAAGTTGCCGGTCGTGGTTTGCAGCGTCTGGCCGATGCCGGTATCGCCACTGAAAGTGGTGTGCTGGAAGCCGAAGCCCGTAGGCTCAATCAAGGTTTCCTGAAACGCATGGAACACGGCTTGCCGTTTGTGCGGGTCAAGTTGGCCATGAGCCTTGACGGTCGCACTGCGATGGAAAGCGGCGAGAGCCAATGGATCACCGGCCCGGCCGCACGTTCGGCCGTCCAGCGTTTGCGCGCTCAGGCCGCCGTGGTGCTGACTGGCGCCGACACGGTGCTGGCCGACGGCGCGCGTTTAACCGTGCGTGCCGACGAGTTGGGTCTGGATGCCGAGCAAACCGCGCTGGCCATGAGTCGCCCGCCGCTGCGCGTGCTGATCGACGGCCGCCTGCGGGTGCCGCTGGATGCACCGTTCTTCAAGGCCGGCCCGGCGTTGGTCGCCACCTGTGTCGCGATCGAAGAGCAATACGCTCACGGCCCCGAGTGCCTGATCGTGCCGGGTGAAGACGGCCAGGTCGATCTGCATCAATTACTGATTGAACTGGCCAATCGTGGCACCAACGAAGTGCTGGTCGAAGCTGGCCCACGCTTGGCCGGAGCCTTTGCTCAGCTTGGTCTGGTCGACGAGTTCGTGATCTTCATCGCCGGCAAGTTTCTCGGTTCCACGGCGCGTCCGCTGCTGGACTGGCCGCTGGCCTATATGAAGGACGCCCCGGAGCTGAAAATCATTGAAATTCGCGCGGTGGGCGATGACTGGCGAGTCACTGCCATCCCTGTTCTTTCGCCGAGCGTATAA
- the nrdR gene encoding transcriptional regulator NrdR — MHCPFCGANDTKVIDSRLVAEGEQVRRRRECLACGERFTTFETAELVLPRLIKTDGSRQPFDEEKLRAGMQRALEKRPVSVERLESSLVHIKHKLRATGEREVKSLVVGELVMAELQKLDEVAYIRFASVYKRFQDLNEFREEIDRLAREPVKE; from the coding sequence ATGCACTGTCCCTTCTGCGGTGCCAACGACACCAAGGTCATCGACTCGCGTCTGGTCGCCGAGGGCGAACAGGTGCGCCGCCGGCGTGAATGCCTGGCCTGCGGCGAGCGTTTCACGACGTTCGAGACGGCCGAACTGGTGTTGCCGCGCCTGATCAAAACCGACGGCAGCCGCCAACCGTTCGACGAAGAAAAACTCCGCGCCGGCATGCAACGCGCCCTGGAGAAACGTCCGGTGAGCGTCGAGCGCCTCGAATCCTCTCTGGTTCACATCAAGCACAAGCTGCGCGCCACCGGCGAGCGCGAGGTCAAATCCCTCGTGGTCGGCGAACTGGTCATGGCCGAGCTGCAAAAGCTTGATGAAGTCGCCTACATCCGTTTCGCTTCGGTGTACAAGCGCTTTCAGGACCTCAACGAATTCCGCGAAGAGATCGACCGCCTCGCCCGCGAACCGGTGAAAGAATGA
- a CDS encoding YbaY family lipoprotein: MPLRPLVLLSLFSLLVACGSDAPKPQPPTPGPAPQQAQKKAKEAAELGPLPAYQRELSGTLQGVPAGAEVELALLVIDEKDRPQQLLASSSLIGNNQVLPFRLRFNPDAFPAGARVELRGRASQSGQLILHLPSQTISQPTTQALGQLQFVKAP; encoded by the coding sequence ATGCCGTTACGTCCGCTCGTTTTGCTCAGTCTTTTCAGCCTGCTGGTGGCCTGTGGCAGCGATGCACCCAAGCCCCAGCCGCCAACGCCGGGACCTGCGCCGCAGCAAGCGCAGAAAAAAGCCAAAGAGGCCGCCGAGCTTGGCCCGCTGCCGGCTTATCAACGGGAACTGAGCGGCACCCTGCAAGGCGTACCGGCCGGCGCCGAAGTCGAACTGGCGCTGCTGGTGATCGACGAAAAGGATCGCCCGCAACAATTGCTCGCCAGTTCCAGCCTGATCGGCAACAACCAGGTTCTGCCGTTTCGCCTGCGCTTCAACCCGGACGCCTTCCCGGCCGGCGCGCGGGTTGAGCTGCGCGGCCGCGCCAGCCAGTCCGGTCAGTTGATCCTGCACCTGCCGTCGCAAACCATCAGCCAGCCGACCACTCAGGCGCTGGGCCAACTGCAATTTGTCAAAGCACCATGA
- a CDS encoding 50S ribosomal protein L11 methyltransferase, with product MTAPLDLQQALGELLGDARLKVCALPDTDLKLWLIDGDNMDRQFSQEEIQRILHEPPYWGFCWASGLAVARYLAEFPEWVRGKRVLDFGAGSGIAGIAAVKAGALEVVACDLDPLAIAACRANAELNDVQMRYSTDFFAEADRFDLILVADVLYDRANLPLLDAFLSRGREALVADSRVRDFRHPLYERIEMLEALTLPDLAEPEEFRHVSLYHARR from the coding sequence ATGACTGCACCGCTCGACCTGCAACAGGCGTTAGGTGAATTGCTCGGCGACGCCAGACTCAAGGTCTGTGCGTTGCCGGACACCGATTTAAAGTTGTGGCTGATTGATGGCGACAACATGGATCGCCAATTCAGTCAGGAAGAAATCCAGCGAATTCTGCACGAGCCACCGTATTGGGGATTCTGCTGGGCCAGCGGTCTGGCGGTGGCGCGTTACCTGGCCGAGTTCCCCGAGTGGGTGCGTGGCAAGCGTGTGCTGGATTTCGGCGCCGGTTCCGGAATTGCCGGGATCGCGGCGGTGAAGGCCGGGGCGCTGGAAGTGGTGGCGTGCGATCTCGATCCGCTGGCGATTGCCGCGTGCAGAGCGAACGCCGAGCTCAATGATGTGCAAATGCGTTATTCGACGGATTTCTTTGCCGAGGCCGATCGGTTTGATCTGATTCTGGTGGCGGACGTGTTGTACGACCGGGCGAATCTGCCGTTGCTTGATGCGTTCTTAAGTCGTGGCCGTGAAGCGCTGGTGGCGGATTCACGGGTTCGGGATTTTCGCCATCCGTTGTATGAGCGTATTGAAATGCTTGAGGCGTTGACCTTGCCGGATCTGGCCGAGCCTGAGGAATTTCGGCATGTCAGCCTGTACCACGCGCGGCGCTAG
- the trxA gene encoding thioredoxin translates to MSEQTPYIFDATTADFDQSVIEASFNKPVLVDFWAEWCAPCKALMPMLQGIAESYQGELLLAKVNCDIEQDIVARFGIRSLPTVVLFKDGQPVDGFAGAQPESAVRALLEPHVQMPPPAATDPFEQAQALFDDGRYADAEAALVVMLTEDNTNAKALILYARCLTERGELDEAQTVLDAVKSDEHKAALAGAKAQIKFLGLARDLPDAADLKARLAKDPQDDEAVYQLAIQQLARQQYEAALEAMLKLFIRNRNYGEGLPHKTLLQVFELLGNDHPLVTMYRRKMFAALY, encoded by the coding sequence ATGAGTGAGCAAACGCCGTACATCTTCGACGCCACGACGGCCGATTTCGACCAGTCGGTGATCGAGGCCTCTTTCAACAAACCGGTGCTGGTGGATTTCTGGGCCGAATGGTGTGCGCCGTGCAAGGCGTTGATGCCGATGCTGCAGGGCATTGCCGAGAGTTATCAGGGCGAGTTGCTGCTGGCCAAGGTCAACTGCGACATCGAGCAGGACATCGTCGCCCGCTTTGGTATTCGCAGCCTGCCGACCGTGGTGCTGTTCAAGGACGGTCAACCGGTCGACGGCTTTGCCGGTGCACAACCGGAATCCGCCGTGCGCGCCTTGCTTGAGCCGCATGTGCAAATGCCACCGCCGGCCGCCACCGATCCGTTCGAACAGGCTCAAGCGTTGTTCGATGACGGCCGTTACGCCGATGCCGAAGCAGCGCTGGTGGTGATGCTCACTGAGGACAACACAAACGCCAAGGCACTGATCCTCTACGCGCGTTGCCTGACTGAGCGCGGCGAACTGGATGAAGCGCAAACCGTGCTGGATGCGGTCAAGAGTGATGAGCACAAGGCTGCACTGGCCGGAGCCAAGGCGCAGATCAAGTTCCTCGGTCTGGCTCGCGACCTGCCGGATGCCGCTGATTTGAAAGCGCGCCTGGCGAAAGATCCACAGGACGACGAAGCGGTGTATCAACTCGCGATCCAGCAACTGGCTCGTCAGCAGTACGAAGCGGCGCTGGAGGCGATGCTCAAGCTGTTTATCCGCAACCGCAACTATGGCGAAGGTCTGCCGCACAAGACCTTGCTGCAGGTGTTCGAGCTGCTGGGCAATGATCATCCGTTGGTGACGATGTACCGCCGCAAGATGTTTGCTGCGCTTTATTAA
- a CDS encoding DUF2796 domain-containing protein, with protein MRRLLLALPFALLPLAIAHAADEHDHDHEHGSLGAHEHGVGRLNAALDGQTLELELESPAMNLVGFEHVATSDADKAKVAAARAQLEKPLALFSLPSAAGCKVVSQELESPLFDDKPDADDHDADEADKDGHEHHHDHSEIHAHYQFSCATPGALKTLDLTNVFKTFPATQKIQVQLISASGQQGTEVTAKAASLKF; from the coding sequence ATGCGTCGTCTGCTGCTCGCTTTGCCGTTTGCCCTGTTGCCGCTGGCCATCGCCCACGCTGCCGATGAGCACGATCACGACCATGAACACGGCAGCCTTGGCGCGCACGAACATGGCGTCGGTCGACTGAACGCCGCGCTGGATGGTCAGACCCTGGAGCTGGAGCTGGAAAGCCCGGCGATGAACCTCGTCGGTTTCGAACACGTCGCCACCAGCGATGCCGACAAGGCCAAAGTCGCTGCCGCCCGCGCACAACTGGAAAAACCGCTGGCTCTGTTCAGCCTGCCGTCTGCTGCCGGTTGCAAAGTCGTCAGCCAGGAACTGGAAAGCCCGTTGTTCGACGACAAGCCGGATGCAGACGACCATGACGCAGATGAAGCGGACAAGGACGGTCACGAGCATCACCATGACCACAGCGAAATCCATGCGCATTACCAATTCAGCTGTGCCACGCCGGGCGCGCTGAAGACGCTGGATCTGACGAACGTCTTCAAGACCTTCCCGGCAACGCAGAAAATTCAGGTACAACTGATCAGCGCCAGCGGCCAGCAAGGCACCGAAGTGACGGCCAAGGCTGCCTCGCTGAAATTCTAA